In Scomber japonicus isolate fScoJap1 chromosome 20, fScoJap1.pri, whole genome shotgun sequence, the genomic window AATATGGGCAAGACATCACCCTCACCTGCAAGTCTGAGGAAGGATCCCCAAAACCCAGCTATGAATGGAATAGCTACAGTGTCCAAAACATGCCCAGACCATTTCCGCCAAAGACAACTGAAGGTATGCGTTTCAACCACCTATATATTTCATTGAAGCACATATCTTTGGTGGAGTGGGTTCTCCTTTTGCCAGTGTTTAtgtaaataatgacaaaatgctTTGCTTCATTGTGTTACAGTGAATGGAAGCCTATCATTATTCAATATTTCCCAAGAGACATCTGGGTTCTTCGTTTGCACGTCAACCAATGAAGTTGCTTCCACCAGCTGCAACCTCACCTTAGCTGTGGTGCCAGGTGAATGTTTATAAATGATTTACCTGTTCACCTATTAGTGACAGATACTGTAGAATTGACACTTAATTGCACTTCCCATCAGCAATCACAGTTTACTGTTTGAATGTACATGGAAGTTACAATGTTACATGGATGATATCCGTACCATACCAGTGTGGAGATTGCATGCCATTTAACAGTGACCAAGATCTCAAGATCATTGGTTATACAACTTGCAAGAGCAGTGAGTAAACGTCATGTCTGTCCTCTTTTCTATCCAGCCAGTATGAACATAGGGTCTACTGCAGGTATTATTGGAGGAGTCCTCGCAGGTTTACTGTGTCTAGTGCTTCTCATCTTCTGTTGCTGCCGGAAGAAGGACCAAAAGGAACAGAATGCTGAAGGGTATGTATTGtttgtctaaccctaaccctaacctgttTCTGCTACTATAAACACAACAATTATTAGTGTATTGATTGTTAGATTCTGAGTGGTGTTTATAAGTGCCGATCTCgacatttcctctttcttttgtgCGTTTTGTCCCTGGTTATCTGTTGTTAGTTCCCCTGAAGACATGGACTTTCATGACAAAGATGCTCCTGAAGCTGGAGAGCAGTACCGGGATTACACAAGTGAAGCAAAGCCACAGGTTTACCAAGACAAAGCTGTTTCTCACAACAGTTACAGCGATCTGCATAATCATCATGGTGGAAGCTGTGATCGTCTCGTTTACAATCAGTACTTAAACTGATAGGACTAACTTTGTGAATCGCTGAATAACTACTGAATCTTATTTGCCTGGATGCACTAAA contains:
- the LOC128381180 gene encoding cell surface A33 antigen-like, coding for MATETRLGWQQLFLILTVLPCCRTLEVSIPQQQYKVSKGEDITLTCSFITTRPDFSLLVIRWSSYFQDNPDEPMQRIATFYTDNLVDIVPEYENRVRLEVDVDKCISTLHLTKVTMQESRSFHCSVLIPTDDEGITSATTSLLVLEPPSRPLCTIQGKAEYGQDITLTCKSEEGSPKPSYEWNSYSVQNMPRPFPPKTTEVNGSLSLFNISQETSGFFVCTSTNEVASTSCNLTLAVVPASMNIGSTAGIIGGVLAGLLCLVLLIFCCCRKKDQKEQNAEGSPEDMDFHDKDAPEAGEQYRDYTSEAKPQVYQDKAVSHNSYSDLHNHHGGSCDRLVYNQYLN